The proteins below are encoded in one region of Mangifera indica cultivar Alphonso unplaced genomic scaffold, CATAS_Mindica_2.1 Un_0004, whole genome shotgun sequence:
- the LOC123205380 gene encoding 21 kDa protein-like yields MPSVDFIPSPSPSPGSQPLTNGSDFIRSSCKCTTYSDLCYASLKPYSRSVNGDLAKLSIVAIGVSLEKVQTMASYLANLSRDADHKYDPRMARSLQLCLDFIGGDDGAVDDIQKSLKQMRDLGAAGSSKERLRYLLFNVQNWITDASICHSGCADTFDDVPDGPLKEDVIARAEYVRKFTSIALGLVECYSDKVTS; encoded by the coding sequence ATGCCATCCGTTGATTTCATCCCCAGCCCCAGCCCCAGCCCCGGCTCCCAACCACTAACCAATGGTTCAGATTTCATCCGCTCCAGCTGCAAATGCACTACCTACTCCGACCTCTGCTACGCCTCCTTGAAACCCTACTCTAGATCCGTCAACGGGGACCTAGCAAAGCTGTCCATCGTCGCCATCGGCGTCAGCTTGGAGAAGGTCCAAACGATGGCTTCCTACTTGGCCAACCTCAGCCGCGATGCTGACCACAAGTACGATCCTAGAATGGCACGGTCTCTCCAACTCTGTCTCGATTTTATTGGTGGAGATGATGGCGCTGTGGACGATATCCAGAAATCGCTGAAACAGATGCGCGATCTGGGCGCGGCCGGGAGCTCCAAGGAAAGGCTCCGGTATTTGTTGTTTAATGTGCAGAATTGGATTACTGATGCGTCCATTTGTCATTCTGGTTGTGCTGACACCTTCGATGATGTGCCGGACGGGCCGCTGAAGGAGGATGTCATCGCTAGGGCTGAGTATGTGAGAAAATTTACTAGCATTGCACTTGGCTTGGTTGAATGTTACAGTGACAAAGTAACAAGTTGA